AAGTGAAGATGGCCGCGCCTCCCAGGAGTCCTGTGGACTCAATGCTGATGCCCTGATTTTCAAAGGCAGACACGACCTCGTCATGGTCGTCTACTTCGCCAAAGCTCAGGTGATGCACACCCTCACCGTGCGTCTTTAAAAATTCCATGTGGGTACTCGGTCCCTCTACCGGTTGGAGCAGTTCGAACTGGAGGTTTCCATGGTTAGCCAGGGCAGCCTTTACATGAAAATCGGTATCAGTCATCGTTATACCGTGGAAGACGGCGTCGGTCACATGCGGTTTCTTGAAATCAATGAGCACCCACGGCCCTATGCCGAAAATTTCCCAGTAACGCCGGGCCATTTTCTCGGCATCCTCAACCACAATACCAACCTGAACGATTTCCTTGCCTTTGATATTGATTGAGCCCGGTCCCTGAGGCGCATAGGTGCCCCACGGCTCAAGAGTATTGTGAGTGCCAGGGGGAGCAGGTTTGAGGACCTCAAAGATGGTCCCCAGATCCTTTTGGGTGGACATGTAGGTAAAGGTCAAGGCGCCCCCCAGAAGGCCCTGCATTTCAATACCAATGTCCTGCCTCTTCAAGGCCGTCACAAACTCGTCATGGTTATCTATTGACCCGAAGCTCAGGTGGTGAACACCCTCCCCCTGCTCCTTTAAAAATTCCTGATAAGTGCTTAACCCATACAAAGGCTGAATCAGCTCAATCTGCATTCTGGCCAGGTTAGCGATGGCGAGCCTCATGGCGGATTCCCCATCCTTAAGGGATTTATCGTGCAGAATCATTTTAGCGGGAGCTGTATCAAAAAACATCCAAGGCCCGATGCCGAAAAGTTCTGAAAAGCGCTTTGCCGTTTTCGCGGCGTCTTGAACCACGATCCCGACCTGAATTATCTCCTTTCCCTTGACCTCTATGACCGGTTGCTTCTCATCTTTTGTTCCCATGCTCGATGACCTCCTTTTACAATGAACAGGAGAATAACTTACTATAACCGACGCACCCATAATTTTAAACGCTTAGCGTTTAAAATAAAAGGTTAAGGAGAATCGCCTAGCGGACAGATATCGCTCACCAATAAAGGAGAGGGATATGCCTCAGACAGAGGAGTCTGTCCAGGACTTTCTCACCGGCCGTAAACTCTCATATAGTGTCCGGCCAAATGCCCGGCCTGAAGAAACAGACACTCATTCAACAGCCTGCACATAATTTATTGTTCTAACTGAAAACCGACAGGTCGTTGGGCCTGCGCCGCCCGGCCAGCTTTTGTATTTCTCCAGGTGAAAAACCGAGACCCTTAAGAGGTCGGAAAACGTCAGCTTCAAGGTCAGGCACAAAAGAACGCAAGAGAATCAACCCGCTGGACTCTAGGATTCGGTAGTCTCCCAGGGCGGCAGGCAGAAGAATAGTTTGGCCCTGGGTGAGTTCAACCACCTCTTCAGAACCGGCTGCCTCAAGCCGCCCCACACCGGCCATAACCGTCAGGACCTCAAATCGGCTCCCACTCATATGGCCGTCCCAT
The sequence above is drawn from the Deltaproteobacteria bacterium genome and encodes:
- a CDS encoding VOC family protein; the protein is MGTKDEKQPVIEVKGKEIIQVGIVVQDAAKTAKRFSELFGIGPWMFFDTAPAKMILHDKSLKDGESAMRLAIANLARMQIELIQPLYGLSTYQEFLKEQGEGVHHLSFGSIDNHDEFVTALKRQDIGIEMQGLLGGALTFTYMSTQKDLGTIFEVLKPAPPGTHNTLEPWGTYAPQGPGSINIKGKEIVQVGIVVEDAEKMARRYWEIFGIGPWVLIDFKKPHVTDAVFHGITMTDTDFHVKAALANHGNLQFELLQPVEGPSTHMEFLKTHGEGVHHLSFGEVDDHDEVVSAFENQGISIESTGLLGGAAIFTYMATQKDLGTIFELVKVHPGVQSTLVPYGTYPPSN